The nucleotide window TGAGAACCAGGCTGATGAAACTCGAGAAAGTATGGCCAACGGGTGAAGGACCTGAGACACTAGAGAATTTGTCCTTCATCCTTTTAACAGAGAAACACTATAAATTGTACATGGAGGTGTGACGAGGGATGGGAACATGGAGAGACTGGGAACTCAGAGGCCACTGAGATTAtcagcagtgaccacagctgCTTCAGAAAGCAGTTTGCTGCCTCTTGTGATGTTAAGCACATGTTGACCATGTGGAAACCCATATGCCAATGGAAACACAGATATCCTTCCACAAAGGGACACAAAACCTTGGTGACTGTTCACACtataacacgcacacacacacacactcaaagctCTTTCCCTCAGTCCATACATTTGTAGACATAGATTAACAGGTTGGGTTTCCcggggctcagtgataaagactgcctgccaatgcaggagacacaggagatgtgggcttgatccctgggtcagaaagatctcctgtaaaaggaaaggacaacccactgaagtttccttgcctggaaaatcgcacagactcagtccatggggtcacagaagagtcagacatgatttagcaactaaaccccaCCACCAACAAATTAGGTTGTGGAGAACATCCATTTTAACAGTCACAGGAGCAGAGACTGAGACCTAAGAAAGTCAAGGCCTGTCCAGAGTTAATCAGCTAACGAGTGGTGTGGCCAGACTTCCAACTGAAATCTTCCCATCCAGTTCATGATGTCATGCACTCAGAAAGACCTCACAGGACCTGAGTGAGCAGTGTCTCTTTTTAAACAGGACTCAGCCGTGGggagtgtctgctgctgctatgGATGCTCCGATGCTGAAACTAGACTCTGCAGCAGTGTTTCTTCTGACTCttgcattctccaggcaggatgaCACACCCATCAGTGTTCTGATACTTGCAGGCACCACCGATTTTATCACAttcaaggtttttcttttttcctttccctataAAGGAAGAGGaggtgaaaaacaaacaaataaataagacctGTGTAACTAAAGCTACCAGAATTCATCttatatagctgctgctgctgctgctaactcgtttcagtcatgtccgactctgtgcgaccccatagatggcagccaactaGGCAcctccgtccctgggaatctccaggcaagaatactggagtgttttgccattaccttctccaatgcatgaaagtgaaaagtgaaagtgaagtcactcagtcgtgctggactcttagcgaccccatggactgcagcctaacaggcacatccatccatgggattttccaggcaagagtactggagtggggtgccattgccttctctgtcttgtATAGCAAGGATCTCCAAattacagtccacagggacacAACTGGCACTCTCCTTGGTTTGATGTGACCTACAAGCTTAGAatgattttccacattttttaaaattatactaagAACTGAGAAGGGGACTTAAATTTTTCTATAGGAAGGTGATCATGCTCATTCATTTAAACAGGGTCTACTGGGCttccctcaggcttccctgatggttaagctggtaaagaatccccctacaAATGGGGGAGACATAGGAAATGCagctctgatccctgggtcataaagatcccctggagaagggaatggcaacctactacagtatccttgcctgagaatccaatggacagaggagcctggtgggcgacagtccatggggttgcaaagagtggaccacaactgagtgactaaacaactggaCCTGCTTCGTTAATGAATTCTGAGCGGAGCTGACATTTCCCTTCAGGGCTGGGGCCCTTAATCCCAAGGACGAGAGTCCTGAGAGCGCTTTGCTCAGACACAGGACCAGCAGCACCCACGGTGGTGGCTGCTCCTTGGG belongs to Bubalus kerabau isolate K-KA32 ecotype Philippines breed swamp buffalo chromosome 2, PCC_UOA_SB_1v2, whole genome shotgun sequence and includes:
- the LOC129643232 gene encoding beta-defensin 33-like, whose amino-acid sequence is MKLLYLLFLLLVCLIQTTSGKGKKKNLECDKIGGACKYQNTDGCVILPGECKSQKKHCCRV